The genomic segment TGGCTGGAAGTCGTTTTCAGGACAACAGGCCATTGCGGCCAGGGCGTAGCATCATTGTGGCCTATGGGAGGCTGTGGCATGATTTCTATCTGCGTCACGCTCGTAGCTCCCTGCCGGACGCTTGTCCCGATGCAGTCCGAACCTGTGTCACCGCCGCCGATGACGAGCACCCGTTTGCCTTTGGCATTGACAAGTTGCTCTTTCGGGAATGTTTCTCCGTCGAGGATGCGGTTCTGCTGCGTCAGCATATCAAGCGCAAAATAGATGCCTTTCAGTTCACGACCGGGGATGACAAGGTCGCGGGCGGCGGGTGTGCCGGTGCAGACGGCATAAGCGTCGAAGCCTGCGGGCAGTTTCCGCACGTCGATGGGGACACTCATCTCAAAACGGATGCCTTCGGCTTTCAGCACATCCATACGGCGGTCTATCACTTCCTTGGGCAACTTGAAGTTGGGAATTCCGTAGCGCAGCAGTCCGCCCGGCATCGGTTTGGAGTCGAATATCGTGACTTCGTAGCCGCGGGCATTCAGCCGTACGGCAACGCTCAGTCCGGAAGGGCCCGCACCGATAACGGCTATTTTCTTTCCGTTGCGTTTGGGGCGGGCAGGCACGACGTAGCCCTCGCGAAAGGCGGCCTCGGCAATGGCAGCCTCATTCTCGCGGATAGTTACCGGAGCATCGCAGGAGAGTTTCAGCACGCACGACTTCTCGCAAAGCGCAGGACAGATGCGTCCCGTAAATTCGGGAAAGTCGTTCGTTTCGTTCAGCACCTGATAGGCTTCGCGCCATTTTCCTTTATAGAGTGCGTCTTGAAACTCCGGTTGCTTGTTGCCCAACGGACATGCCCAGTGGCAAAAAGGTACGCCGCACTCCATGCAGCGTGACGCTTGGAGTTTGCGGTCGTGACTGTTCAGTGTCTGCTCCACCTGACTGAAATCTGTGATACGTTCGTGTATCGGACGGTAGCCCGCTTCCCGGCGGGGAATATTTAGAAATGCTTTTGGATCACCCATGACTGATAAATTGAGTATTTAAAGATTGAAAACTAAGAAATGATTCTCCTTTTTTTGCTTTAGTAGTCTCTCTGCATATCCGCAATCTTCTGTTGCAGCTTCTTCATCTGTTCCTCCTGCAGCACCTTTTTGTATTCGATAGGCACTACCTGGATGAACTGGTCTACGTAGTGCATCCAGTCGTCGAGAAGGATGCGTGCCAGTTTGGAACCTGTGTAGAGATAGTGTTGGCGGATAAGTTCGTGCAGCTCTTTGCGATATGAGGCTTCCTCGATGAGGCTCAGTTCCACCATCTCCATGTTGCAGAAGTAGTCGAAGTTACCGTCCTTGTTCCAGACGTATGCCACACCGCCCGACATGCCGGCCGCAAAGTTGCGCCCTGTCTGTCCGAGCACTACCACGCGTCCGCCGGTCATATACTCGCAGCAGTGGTCGCCCACGCCCTCTACAACGGCTGTCGCCCCGGAGTTGCGGACGGCAAAGCGTTCGCCTGCGCGTCCGTTGATATATACTTCGCCACCGGTTGCGCCGTAGAGGAGGGTGTTTCCGGCAATTGTGTTCTTCTCTGCCTCGAAGTTGCTGCGCACAGGAGGGAGAACGGCGATGCGCCCACCACTCAGTCCTTTGCCCAAGTAGTCGTTGGCTTCACCTTCCAGCTTGAAATTGACGCCAGGCACGAGGAAGGCTCCGAAACTCTGTCCGGCAGAACCTTTGAACTTGACGTTCAGCGTATGTTCGGGCAAGCCTTTTGCACCATACTTGGCGGCAATGGCGCCGGAAAGCATAGCGCCACAGGCGCGGTCGGTGTTGGCGATGGTATATTCCAGCGAGACTTCTTTCTGTTCGTTTACGGCATCGGCGGCGGCATGCAGCATTTCCACATCTTTCACGTGCTCTATGCCATGTTGCTGGTCGGTGACGTGGCGGAGGGCCGCTTCGTTGTCCACACGCGCCAGCACTTTGTCGAAGTTGATCAGCTGGTGCTTCCTGATGCCGTCGTCCGGCTTGCGGATGATGAGGTCGGTACGCCCGATGATGTCGTCCATTTTCTCCACGCCTATTTCGGCCAGGTATTCACGTACTTCGCGGGCAAGGAAAGTGAAGTAATTCACAAGGTATTCGCTGCGGCCGGTGAAACGCCTGCGCAACTCCGGGTTCTGGGTAGCTACACCTACGGGGCAGGTGTTCTGGTTGCATTTGCGCATCATCACGCATCCCAGTACGATGAGGGCGGCGGTGGCGAAACCGTATTCTTCTGCACCGAGCATGGCCATGAGCACTATGTCGCGTCCGGTTTTCAGTTGACCGTCCACTTGCAACACCACTTGTCCGCGCAGCCCGTTCAGCACCAGCGTCTGTTGTGTCTCGCTCAGTCCGAGTTCGGGCGATATGCCGGCATAGCGGATAGAGCTGGCGGGCGATGCGCCTGTGCCGCCTTCGGCACCGGAGATGACAATGAGGTCGGCTTTGGCTTTCGCTACGCCTGCGGCGATAGTCCCCACACCGCTTTCGGCCACCAGCTTCACGCTGATCTTGGCTTTCGGGTTGACGTTCTTCAGGTCGAAGATGAGTTGTGCCAGGTCCTCAATGGAATAGATGTCGTGGTGGGGCGGAGGAGAAATCAATGAAATCCCCGGAATGGAATGTCGTGTGCGGGCAATTATCCGGTCCACCTTGAAGCCCGGCAACTGGCCGCCCTCACCCGGCTTGGCGCCTTGTGCCACTTTTATCTGTATCTCGTCGGAATTCACCAGATATTCCGTAGTGACTCCGAAACGTCCGGATGCCACCTGCTTAATGGCGCTGCGCATATCCGTTCCGAAGCGTGCGGAGTCTTCACCGCCTTCGCCCGTATTGCTTCGCCCATGCAGCCTGTTCATGGCAACTGCCATTGCTTCATGCGCTTCCTGACTGATAGCGCCGAAAGACATGGCGCCCGTAACGAAACGTTTCAGTATGTTTTCCACCGGCTCCACTTTGTCTATGGAAATCGGGTTGCGGCGGAAGTCAAAGAAGTCGCGCAGGAAGATAGGCTTTTCTTTTTCATCGACCAGCCGGGTGAACTCTTTGAATTTCTTGTAACTGCCCAGGCGGGTGGCTATTTGCAGCGTGCTGATGGTCTCCGGATTCCAAGCGTGCTTTTCACCGTCCTTGCGGTATGCGTACAGCCCTTTGTTCGGCAATAGGGGAGTTTCCTGCCCCTCTGCCCGCGCTTCTTCATTCTTTATCGCTTCTCCCTCATCGTGGAATATAACGGCATCGCGTGCCACCTCATCCAGACGGATACCGCCGATAGTCGACTTCAGCCCGCCGAAGTAAGCGTTGCTCAGCTCTTCGCTCAGTCCGACAGCTTCGAATATCTTTGCGCCCCGGTAGGAACGGATTGTG from the Bacteroides eggerthii genome contains:
- the gltB gene encoding glutamate synthase large subunit, encoding MKKEEHFNTSKKRKPAQRQPMQLGLYDAANEHDACGVGMLVNIHGGKSHELVEAALKVLENMRHRGAEGADNKTGDGAGIMLQIPHEFILLQGIPVPEKGKYGTGLLFLPKDEKDRAAILSIIIEEIEKEGLTLMHLRNVPTCPEILGEAALANEPDIKQIFITGFTDSETADRRLYIIRKRIENRIRQSDIASRGDFYIVSLSTKNIVYKGMLSSLQLRNYFPDLTNSYFTSGLALVHSRFSTNTFPTWGLAQPFRLLAHNGEINTIRGNRSWMEARESVLSSPALGDIKELRPIIQPNMSDSASLDNVLEFLVMSGLSLPHAMAMLVPESFNEKNPISEELKAFYEYHSILMEPWDGPAALLFSDGRYAGGMLDRNGLRPARYLITRNDIMVVASEVGVMDFEPDDIKEKGRLQPGKILLIDTEKGEIYYDGELKKQLAEAKPYRTWLANNRIELNELKSGRKVPHSVDNYNSMLRTFGFSKEDIEKIILPMASNGAEPVSAMGNDTPLAILSDRPQLLYNYFRQQFAQVTNPPIDPIREELVMSLTEYIGAVGMNILTPNESHCKMVRLPHPILTNTQLDILCNIRYKGFKTVKLPMLFEAAKGRAGLQEALARLCKEAEESVTEGVNYIVLTDRNVDATHAAIPALLAVSAVHHHLISVGKRVQTALVVESGEIREVMHAALLLGFGASALNPYMAFAVLNELVSKKEIQLDYATAEKNYIKAICKGLFKIMSKMGISTIRSYRGAKIFEAVGLSEELSNAYFGGLKSTIGGIRLDEVARDAVIFHDEGEAIKNEEARAEGQETPLLPNKGLYAYRKDGEKHAWNPETISTLQIATRLGSYKKFKEFTRLVDEKEKPIFLRDFFDFRRNPISIDKVEPVENILKRFVTGAMSFGAISQEAHEAMAVAMNRLHGRSNTGEGGEDSARFGTDMRSAIKQVASGRFGVTTEYLVNSDEIQIKVAQGAKPGEGGQLPGFKVDRIIARTRHSIPGISLISPPPHHDIYSIEDLAQLIFDLKNVNPKAKISVKLVAESGVGTIAAGVAKAKADLIVISGAEGGTGASPASSIRYAGISPELGLSETQQTLVLNGLRGQVVLQVDGQLKTGRDIVLMAMLGAEEYGFATAALIVLGCVMMRKCNQNTCPVGVATQNPELRRRFTGRSEYLVNYFTFLAREVREYLAEIGVEKMDDIIGRTDLIIRKPDDGIRKHQLINFDKVLARVDNEAALRHVTDQQHGIEHVKDVEMLHAAADAVNEQKEVSLEYTIANTDRACGAMLSGAIAAKYGAKGLPEHTLNVKFKGSAGQSFGAFLVPGVNFKLEGEANDYLGKGLSGGRIAVLPPVRSNFEAEKNTIAGNTLLYGATGGEVYINGRAGERFAVRNSGATAVVEGVGDHCCEYMTGGRVVVLGQTGRNFAAGMSGGVAYVWNKDGNFDYFCNMEMVELSLIEEASYRKELHELIRQHYLYTGSKLARILLDDWMHYVDQFIQVVPIEYKKVLQEEQMKKLQQKIADMQRDY
- a CDS encoding glutamate synthase subunit beta; this translates as MGDPKAFLNIPRREAGYRPIHERITDFSQVEQTLNSHDRKLQASRCMECGVPFCHWACPLGNKQPEFQDALYKGKWREAYQVLNETNDFPEFTGRICPALCEKSCVLKLSCDAPVTIRENEAAIAEAAFREGYVVPARPKRNGKKIAVIGAGPSGLSVAVRLNARGYEVTIFDSKPMPGGLLRYGIPNFKLPKEVIDRRMDVLKAEGIRFEMSVPIDVRKLPAGFDAYAVCTGTPAARDLVIPGRELKGIYFALDMLTQQNRILDGETFPKEQLVNAKGKRVLVIGGGDTGSDCIGTSVRQGATSVTQIEIMPQPPIGHNDATPWPQWPVVLKTTSSHEEGCTRRWSLASNRFIGKNSKVCGVEVEEVEWLPAAEGGRPTMRPTGKKEIIDTDMVLLAMGFLKPEQPEFAENVFVAGDAANGASLVVRALADGRKAARQIDLYCSR